One genomic region from Actinocatenispora thailandica encodes:
- a CDS encoding nicotinate phosphoribosyltransferase gives MDATALLTDQYELTMVRAALADGTADRPCVFEVFGRRLPNGRRYGVVAGTGRLIELLREFRFTDEQVDLLRRQDVLDDRTARWLADYRFTGDIEGYAEGELYFPGSPILTVTAPFAVGVLLETLLLSVLNHDCAIASGAARMVTAAHGRPIIEMGSRRTHERSAVAAARAAYLAGFASTSNVAAGVRYGVPTAGTAAHAFTLLHDSEADAFASQIAALGPGTTLLVDTYDISQGIRTAIEVAGPQLGAIRIDSGDLSVMAVQARELLDSLGARDTRIVVSGDLDEHSIAALAAAPVDAYGAGTAVVTGSGAPTAQLVYKLVEVDGRPVVKRSENKKTVGGRKYAVRRHKPTGTAVEEVVASRCEPGAEPHDRALQRPYLVGGEPAADLPDLASSRAHLAECLVSIPWDGLKLSAGDPAIPVTMISN, from the coding sequence GTGGATGCCACCGCACTGCTCACCGACCAGTACGAGCTCACCATGGTGCGGGCCGCACTGGCCGACGGCACCGCCGACCGGCCGTGCGTGTTCGAGGTCTTCGGGCGGCGGCTGCCCAACGGGCGGCGCTACGGGGTGGTCGCCGGCACCGGACGGCTGATCGAACTGCTCCGCGAGTTCCGCTTCACCGACGAGCAGGTGGATCTGCTGCGCCGGCAGGACGTGCTCGACGACCGGACCGCCCGCTGGCTCGCCGACTACCGGTTCACCGGCGACATCGAGGGGTACGCCGAGGGCGAGCTCTACTTCCCCGGGTCGCCGATCCTCACCGTCACGGCTCCCTTCGCGGTCGGGGTGCTGCTGGAGACGCTGCTGCTGTCCGTGCTCAACCACGACTGCGCGATCGCATCCGGAGCGGCCCGGATGGTCACCGCCGCGCACGGCCGGCCGATCATCGAGATGGGCTCCCGCCGCACCCACGAGCGGTCCGCGGTCGCGGCCGCCCGGGCCGCCTACCTCGCCGGCTTCGCCTCCACCTCCAACGTCGCCGCGGGGGTGCGCTACGGCGTGCCGACCGCCGGCACCGCAGCACACGCGTTCACGCTGCTGCACGACTCGGAGGCGGACGCGTTCGCCTCGCAGATCGCGGCGCTCGGTCCCGGCACGACGCTGCTGGTCGACACGTACGACATCAGCCAGGGCATCCGGACCGCCATCGAGGTGGCCGGGCCACAGCTCGGCGCGATCCGGATCGATTCGGGCGACCTGTCGGTCATGGCGGTGCAGGCTCGCGAACTGCTCGATTCGCTCGGCGCCCGGGACACCCGCATCGTGGTCTCCGGCGACCTGGACGAACACTCCATCGCCGCGCTGGCCGCGGCGCCGGTCGACGCGTACGGTGCCGGCACCGCGGTGGTGACCGGATCCGGCGCGCCGACCGCGCAGCTGGTGTACAAGCTGGTCGAGGTGGACGGGCGGCCGGTGGTGAAGCGCTCGGAGAACAAGAAGACGGTCGGCGGACGCAAGTACGCGGTGCGCCGGCACAAGCCGACCGGCACCGCGGTGGAGGAGGTCGTCGCGTCGCGTTGCGAGCCGGGCGCCGAACCGCACGACCGGGCGTTGCAGCGGCCCTACCTGGTCGGCGGGGAGCCGGCCGCGGACCTGCCGGACCTCGCCAGCAGCCGCGCGCACCTCGCCGAGTGCCTGGTGTCGATCCCGTGGGACGGCTTGAAGCTCTCCGCGGGCGACCCGGCCATCCCGGTCACCATGATCAGCAACTGA
- a CDS encoding helix-turn-helix domain-containing protein, with the protein MAPPDAVPAQRDRPTPELLRRVLGRVLRRARQFQGRTLSEVAGAAQISMAYLSELERGRKEASSEVLAAVCAALGIDLTELLAEMLWDLSSDRVLPGPGWAPTRARPEVRLGHRGVLDPLGHDPAGAWADPTASVVAPARLRMLRLSGGGGATGSPVAPPSTPDAQCRAA; encoded by the coding sequence ATGGCCCCACCGGATGCGGTGCCGGCTCAGCGCGACCGCCCGACACCCGAGCTGCTGCGCCGGGTGCTGGGCCGCGTGTTGCGCCGGGCTCGGCAGTTCCAAGGCCGGACGCTGAGCGAGGTCGCGGGCGCGGCGCAGATCTCGATGGCCTACCTCTCCGAGCTGGAACGCGGCCGCAAGGAGGCGTCCTCGGAGGTGCTGGCCGCGGTCTGCGCCGCCCTGGGCATCGACCTGACCGAGCTGCTGGCCGAGATGCTGTGGGACCTGAGCTCCGACCGCGTCCTGCCGGGGCCGGGCTGGGCCCCGACCCGGGCCCGGCCCGAGGTCCGACTCGGGCATCGCGGCGTCCTGGACCCGCTGGGCCACGATCCGGCAGGGGCCTGGGCGGACCCGACGGCGTCCGTGGTCGCGCCGGCCCGGTTGCGGATGCTGCGGCTTTCCGGTGGCGGCGGGGCGACCGGCTCCCCGGTTGCCCCGCCGTCGACCCCGGACGCTCAGTGCCGCGCCGCGTGA
- a CDS encoding ClpP family protease, whose protein sequence is MSQYTIPTVVEKTALGERAFDIYSRLLSERIIFLGTPIDDGVANVVIAQLLHLEAESLDLEINLYINSPGGSFSALTAIYDTMRFVRPNIATLCVGRASSAAAVLLAAGTPGKRAVLEHAKVVLHQPSTAEGSFDVAQGTLPDLAIQAKEVVRLRAEMESILARHTGHSPEKIAADIDRNKTFTAQQAVDYGIADAILTTRTIPPGTSW, encoded by the coding sequence ATGTCCCAGTACACGATCCCGACCGTGGTGGAGAAGACCGCGCTCGGGGAGCGGGCGTTCGACATCTACTCGCGGCTGCTGTCCGAGCGGATCATCTTCCTCGGCACCCCGATCGACGATGGCGTCGCCAACGTGGTCATCGCCCAGCTGCTGCATCTGGAGGCCGAAAGCCTGGACCTGGAGATCAACCTCTACATCAACTCGCCAGGAGGCTCGTTCAGTGCGTTGACCGCCATCTACGACACGATGCGGTTCGTCCGGCCCAACATCGCCACCCTGTGTGTCGGCCGGGCCTCGTCGGCTGCTGCCGTGCTGCTCGCCGCCGGTACCCCGGGGAAGCGTGCGGTGCTCGAACACGCCAAGGTGGTGCTGCACCAGCCGTCCACGGCGGAGGGCTCGTTCGACGTCGCCCAGGGCACCCTGCCGGATCTGGCCATCCAGGCGAAGGAGGTCGTGCGGCTGCGGGCCGAGATGGAATCGATCCTGGCCCGGCACACCGGGCACAGCCCCGAGAAGATCGCCGCGGACATCGACCGGAACAAGACGTTCACCGCGCAGCAGGCGGTCGACTACGGCATCGCCGACGCCATCCTCACCACCCGCACCATCCCGCCAGGGACGAGCTGGTAG
- a CDS encoding ClpP family protease, whose amino-acid sequence MKAFTGGPAAAIGSMDDQLAGRLLTQRIIVLGTEVDDEVANRLCTQLLLLSAEDPRADISLYINSPGGSVLAGLAIYDVMRLIPNDVSTLALGMAGSMAQFLLCAGASGKRYALPNAQILMHQGSAGLGGTAADVEIYAGQLERLGALMHRLIAEHSGQTADTIAADGLRDRWFTATEAREYGLIDHILEQVDDVRPTAGKRRIGV is encoded by the coding sequence ATGAAAGCGTTCACGGGCGGGCCAGCGGCCGCCATCGGATCGATGGACGACCAGCTGGCCGGTCGGCTGTTGACCCAGCGAATCATCGTGCTCGGCACCGAGGTCGACGACGAGGTGGCGAACCGGCTGTGCACCCAGCTGCTGCTGCTGTCGGCGGAGGACCCACGCGCGGACATCAGCCTCTACATCAACTCACCGGGCGGGTCGGTGCTCGCCGGGCTGGCGATCTACGACGTGATGCGGCTGATCCCGAACGACGTGAGCACCCTGGCGCTCGGCATGGCCGGCAGCATGGCCCAGTTCCTGCTCTGCGCCGGCGCCAGCGGTAAGCGGTACGCGCTGCCGAACGCGCAGATCCTGATGCATCAGGGTTCGGCCGGGCTCGGCGGGACCGCCGCCGATGTGGAGATCTACGCCGGCCAGTTGGAGCGCCTGGGCGCTCTGATGCACCGCTTGATCGCCGAGCACAGTGGCCAGACCGCCGACACGATCGCCGCCGACGGACTGCGGGACCGCTGGTTCACCGCCACGGAGGCGCGCGAGTACGGCCTGATCGATCACATCCTGGAGCAGGTCGACGACGTCCGGCCGACGGCCGGCAAGCGGCGGATCGGAGTCTGA
- a CDS encoding isochorismatase family protein, whose product MATGLIVVDVQNDFCEGGSLAVAGGSAIARRLSALFAANETAGEADRCWAHIVATRDHHLDPGDHFSADPDYAHSWPAHCVAGTVGADLHPDLDRSRLRALFDKGAYAAAYSGFEGRSHGVPLAEWLRRHDVDAVDVVGIATDHCVRATALDAVREGFRTRVLLDLTAGVAQPTVDAALTQLRDAGVALTGTPHVE is encoded by the coding sequence GTGGCAACCGGACTGATCGTGGTGGACGTACAGAACGACTTCTGCGAGGGTGGCTCGCTCGCGGTGGCGGGCGGCTCGGCGATCGCCCGGCGGCTGAGCGCGCTGTTCGCCGCCAACGAGACGGCGGGCGAGGCGGACCGCTGCTGGGCGCACATCGTCGCCACCCGCGATCACCACCTCGACCCGGGGGATCACTTCAGCGCCGACCCCGACTACGCGCACAGCTGGCCGGCGCACTGCGTGGCCGGCACGGTCGGCGCCGACCTGCATCCGGACCTCGACCGGTCCCGCCTGCGGGCGCTGTTCGACAAGGGCGCGTACGCCGCCGCGTACTCCGGCTTCGAGGGCAGGTCGCACGGCGTGCCACTGGCCGAGTGGCTGCGGCGGCACGACGTGGACGCCGTCGACGTGGTCGGCATCGCCACCGATCACTGCGTGCGCGCCACCGCGCTGGACGCGGTACGGGAGGGGTTCCGGACCCGGGTGCTGCTCGACCTGACCGCCGGGGTCGCCCAACCGACGGTGGACGCGGCGCTGACGCAGCTGCGCGACGCGGGTGTCGCCCTCACCGGCACCCCGCACGTCGAGTGA
- the ctaD gene encoding cytochrome c oxidase subunit I: MPKQPSAPKPIVTRPWPVHETPRGSWLARTIRTTDAKQIGIMYMVTAFAFFLIGGLLALLMRAELARPGMQFLSPEQYNQLFTMHGTIMLLMFATPIVFAFANYVVPLQIGAPDVAFPRLNAFAYWLYLFGSTLVVAGFITPGGAADFGWFAYQPLAGVANSPGAGATLWFVGLMISGLGTILGSVNLVTTVLTLRAPGMTMFRLPMFTWAITVTALLALLVFPILAAALAAAVADRVLGTHVFDSATGGAMLWQHLFWFFGHPEVYIVALPFFGIISEVIPVFSRKPLFGYKGMVGALVGIAALSMTVWAHHMFATGQVLLPFFSLLSFLIAVPTGMKFFNWIGTMWRGQLTFESPMLFSIGFLVTFLFGGLSGVLLASPAIDFHVSDTYFVVAHFHYVLFGTIVFAVYAGVYFWFPKMTGRMMDERLGKLHFWLTVIGFNTTFLVQHWLGAEGMPRRYADYQAGDGFTTLNTISTIGAFILGVSTLPFLWNVYKSYKSGPVVEVDDPWGYGNSLEWATSCPPPLRNFDRMVRIRSERPAFDLKFPELEGVDHHGKLPPAPVSPAPAINAAAEKDD; encoded by the coding sequence GTGCCGAAGCAGCCGAGCGCACCGAAGCCGATCGTGACCCGGCCGTGGCCCGTGCACGAGACACCCCGTGGCTCGTGGCTGGCGCGCACGATCCGGACCACGGACGCGAAGCAGATCGGGATCATGTACATGGTCACCGCCTTCGCGTTCTTCCTGATCGGCGGCCTGCTGGCGCTGCTGATGCGGGCTGAGCTGGCCCGGCCGGGCATGCAGTTCCTGTCGCCCGAGCAGTACAACCAGCTGTTCACCATGCACGGCACGATCATGCTGCTGATGTTCGCGACGCCGATCGTGTTCGCGTTCGCCAACTACGTCGTGCCGCTGCAGATCGGCGCACCCGACGTGGCGTTCCCGCGACTCAACGCGTTCGCCTACTGGCTCTACCTGTTCGGCAGCACCCTGGTGGTCGCCGGCTTCATCACCCCGGGCGGCGCGGCCGACTTCGGCTGGTTCGCCTACCAGCCGCTCGCCGGCGTGGCCAACTCGCCGGGCGCCGGCGCCACGCTGTGGTTCGTCGGCCTGATGATCTCCGGCCTGGGTACCATCCTCGGCTCGGTCAACCTGGTCACCACCGTGCTGACGCTGCGCGCGCCGGGCATGACGATGTTCCGGCTGCCGATGTTCACCTGGGCGATCACCGTCACCGCGCTGCTCGCGCTGCTGGTGTTCCCGATCCTCGCCGCGGCACTCGCCGCCGCCGTGGCCGACCGGGTGCTGGGTACCCACGTGTTCGACTCCGCCACCGGCGGGGCGATGCTCTGGCAGCACCTGTTCTGGTTCTTCGGCCATCCCGAGGTGTACATCGTCGCGTTGCCGTTCTTCGGGATCATCTCCGAGGTGATCCCGGTGTTCAGCCGCAAGCCGCTGTTCGGCTACAAGGGCATGGTCGGCGCGCTGGTGGGGATCGCGGCGCTGTCGATGACGGTCTGGGCGCACCACATGTTCGCCACCGGCCAGGTGCTGCTGCCGTTCTTCTCGCTGCTCAGCTTCCTGATCGCGGTGCCGACCGGGATGAAGTTCTTCAACTGGATCGGCACCATGTGGCGCGGCCAGCTGACGTTCGAGTCGCCGATGCTGTTCTCGATCGGCTTCCTGGTCACGTTCCTGTTCGGCGGCCTGTCGGGCGTGCTGCTGGCGTCGCCGGCGATCGACTTCCACGTGTCCGACACGTACTTCGTGGTGGCGCACTTCCACTACGTGCTGTTCGGCACGATCGTGTTCGCCGTCTACGCCGGGGTCTACTTCTGGTTCCCGAAGATGACCGGCCGGATGATGGACGAGCGGCTCGGCAAGCTGCACTTCTGGCTCACCGTGATCGGCTTCAACACGACGTTCCTGGTGCAGCACTGGCTCGGCGCCGAGGGCATGCCCCGGCGGTACGCCGACTACCAGGCCGGCGACGGTTTCACCACGCTGAACACGATCTCCACGATCGGCGCGTTCATCCTCGGGGTGTCCACGCTGCCGTTCCTGTGGAACGTGTACAAGTCGTACAAGAGCGGTCCGGTCGTCGAGGTCGACGACCCGTGGGGCTACGGCAACTCGCTGGAGTGGGCGACCAGCTGCCCGCCGCCGCTGCGCAACTTCGACCGGATGGTGCGCATCCGCAGCGAACGCCCGGCCTTCGACCTGAAGTTCCCGGAGCTGGAGGGCGTCGACCACCACGGCAAGCTGCCGCCCGCGCCGGTCTCGCCGGCGCCGGCGATCAACGCCGCCGCGGAGAAGGACGACTGA
- a CDS encoding diacylglycerol/lipid kinase family protein: MRALLVVNPNATTTTERSRDVLARALRSEVDLEVGYTEGRGHAAQLAREAARGDVEVIVTLGGDGTVSEVVNGMLTDGPGAQVPALAVVPGGSTNVFARALGLPADWAEGTGVILEALREKRTRTIGLGRADDRWFTCSAGLGLDAATIQRVEQARTRGHTATKGLYVRSAMLQYLTGTDRRTAPITLRRPGAEPQRHLSLAIVQNTAPWTYFGTHPVNPNPDAGFDTGLDVLALRGLPLAASLRVVQQTLSLRSRPRGKRVVSLHDISEFTLSCLTPLAFQVDGDYLDERDEITFRSAPEALRVVC, translated from the coding sequence ATGCGCGCGCTGCTGGTGGTGAACCCGAACGCCACCACCACCACTGAACGCAGCCGCGACGTGCTGGCCCGGGCGCTGCGCAGCGAGGTCGATCTGGAGGTCGGCTACACCGAGGGCCGCGGGCACGCGGCCCAGCTGGCCCGGGAGGCCGCCCGCGGCGATGTCGAGGTGATCGTGACCCTCGGCGGGGACGGCACGGTCAGCGAGGTCGTCAACGGCATGCTCACCGACGGGCCGGGGGCGCAGGTGCCGGCGCTCGCGGTGGTGCCCGGCGGGTCCACGAACGTGTTCGCCCGCGCACTGGGGCTGCCGGCCGACTGGGCCGAGGGTACCGGCGTGATCCTGGAGGCGCTGCGGGAGAAGCGGACCCGCACCATCGGGCTGGGCCGGGCCGACGACCGGTGGTTCACCTGTTCGGCGGGGCTGGGATTGGACGCGGCCACGATCCAGCGGGTCGAGCAGGCGCGCACCCGCGGTCACACGGCGACCAAGGGGCTGTACGTCCGGTCGGCGATGCTGCAGTACCTCACCGGTACCGACCGGCGGACCGCGCCGATCACCCTGCGCCGGCCCGGCGCGGAACCACAGCGGCACCTGTCGCTCGCGATCGTGCAGAACACCGCGCCCTGGACGTATTTCGGGACCCATCCGGTGAATCCGAACCCGGATGCCGGGTTCGACACCGGGCTGGACGTGCTCGCGCTGCGTGGTCTTCCGCTGGCCGCATCGTTACGGGTGGTGCAGCAGACCCTGTCGCTGCGGTCCCGGCCACGGGGCAAACGGGTGGTCTCCCTGCACGATATCTCCGAATTCACTCTGAGTTGCCTCACACCCCTGGCGTTTCAGGTCGATGGTGATTACCTTGACGAGCGCGACGAAATCACGTTTCGCTCCGCACCGGAGGCTTTGCGCGTAGTCTGCTGA